A genomic region of Trypanosoma brucei brucei TREU927 chromosome 3, complete sequence contains the following coding sequences:
- a CDS encoding kinesin, putative: MSNIKVAVRCRPLFESERPAAGLSFVNGRRVMLDNKSYDPDYIFPPTATQDDVYAICEPILQSVKDGLHGTVMVYGQTGTGKTFTMLGGAGGSSGIAHRMIGSMLEHVQQRTVEGAQCALTLSMIEIYNEKLIDMLSKDGETEVTLVGGFPVSNEKLTLSRVADAFAAIQKGLSRRHIASTLMNERSSRSHVVIIVDYEEFNEYTNSVDVTHLFMVDLAGSESLKKSHASGAAAGETGKINKSLLALKNVFLALSNSNDTTRPNHVPYRDSKLTEILRDSIGGSARTLMIACISSVGRDIEETKSTLMYAVKARSIRNQANTEREKLMIRLRSFEAENQRLRNRLQERVAERGGYYISREDHERYQQLEEEYTELKSNVDTLLKERRENEGLQHITDSQTSVLKAMIEEKEEELVRFKQVYHEALLKFDSQVGTLQLVVQDAVRDAHNTAKRGTEAVFQRLEQWRLDTLMGQVEEGDDECRDEGSKGNAEEGSEGRKRGSTFGVSTRQYEDDMARCVVRINENFASLGQNIVAMTQKHVAAVHSLQKRRRASLEGVQERLKSQLQETLSAYVREQMILDDELECEQRLYEDSISMTTKLPTPADVLPFRHALQNACRAAVESSKDIFTDLEMNDEVAGSLQQINEALRVSATGASLGAFLQIGNMPPLRPSTSSQSSNAVCAAASASASASLRNDTSTTLPDTQTRRLSMKDKNQSVVSSRGGAVKRLRSSSNVSDSRRASAPSEK; encoded by the coding sequence ATGAGCAACATTAAGGTGGCAGTTCGCTGTCGGCCACTATTTGAGAGTGAGCGCCCTGCGGCTGGCCTCAGCTTCGTCAATGGAAGGCGTGTCATGTTGGACAACAAAAGTTACGACCCGGACTATatatttccccccactgCTACGCAGGACGATGTCTATGCCATATGTGAGCCCATTCTACAGAGCGTGAAGGATGGATTACATGGCACTGTAATGGTGTACGGACAGACTGGGACGGGGAAGACGTTTACTATGTTAGGTGGAGCTGGAGGATCGAGTGGTATTGCCCACCGTATGATCGGCTCCATGCTTGAGCACGTGCAGCAAAGGACAGTTGAAGGGGCGCAGTGCGCACTCACACTTTCCATGATAGAAATATACAATGAGAAACTGATTGACATGCTCAGTAAGGATGGAGAAACAGAGGTGACGCTTGTTGGTGGGTTTCCGGTATCCAACGAGAAGTTGACGTTATCACGGGTCGCCGATGCATTTGCGGCAATTCAGAAGGGATTAAGCCGCCGTCACATTGCGTCGACTCTCATGAATGAGCGGAGCAGCCGCTCCCACGTCGTTATAATAGTCGACTACGAAGAGTTTAACGAGTACACCAACAGTGTGGATGTAACCCACTTGTTCATGGTGGATCTTGCGGGTAGTGAGAGTTTAAAGAAATCTCACGCTAGTGGGGCGGCTGCGGGCGAAACGGGAAAGATCAACAAATCATTGTTAGCGCTAAAAAATGTGTTTCTTGCGCTTTCAAACTCTAACGACACAACACGGCCAAATCACGTGCCGTACCGGGACTCCAAGTTAACAGAGATCTTGCGGGACTCCATCGGTGGCAGTGCGCGGACTCTCATGATCGCATGCATTTCTTCCGTCGGCCGGGACATTGAAGAAACCAAGTCGACTCTTATGTACGCAGTGAAGGCCCGGTCCATTCGAAACCAGGCAAACACTGAACGGGAGAAGTTGATGATTCGTCTCCGTTCCTTCGAAGCTGAAAACCAGCGGCTACGCAACCGCCTCCAGGAGCGCGTAGCGGAGCGGGGCGGTTACTATATTTCTCGCGAGGACCACGAACGGTACCAGCAACTGGAGGAGGAATATACTGAGCTAAAATCAAATGTGGATACGTTGCTGAAGGAGCGgcgggaaaatgaaggtCTCCAACATATCACTGATTCGCAAACCAGTGTACTGAAGGCGATGatagaggagaaggaggaagagttgGTCCGCTTTAAACAGGTGTACCACGAGGCCCTTCTGAAGTTTGACTCCCAGGTTGGCACACTCCAGTTGGTTGTGCAGGATGCAGTGCGTGACGCCCACAACACCGCAAAACGTGGTACGGAGGCGGTGTTTCAGCGGCTTGAGCAATGGAGACTCGACACGCTGATGGGACAGGTGGAGGAGGGTGACGATGAATGCCGTGACGAGGGATCGAAGGGCAACGCAGAAGAGGGAAGTgaggggaggaagaggggaagcaCATTTGGTGTGTCCACACGGCAGTACGAGGATGACATGGCGCGTTGCGTTGTACGTATCAACGAGAACTTTGCTTCCCTCGGACAAAACATTGTGGCAATGACGCAGAAACATGTTGCCGCAGTTCATTCACTTCAGAAACGCCGTCGTGCTTCTTTAGAGGGTGTGCAGGAGCGACTTAAATCACAACTACAGGAGACCCTGTCAGCGTATGTGAGGGAACAGATGATTTTAGATGATGAGCTCGAGTGCGAACAACGTCTATACGAAGATAGTATTTCAATGACTACAAAGTTACCGACACCCGCTGATGTGTTGCCATTCCGTCATGCTCTGCAAAATGCCTGTCGTGCGGCGGTTGAGAGCAGTAAGGACATTTTCACCGACCTTGAGATGAACGATGAGGTGGCTGGATCACTGCAACAAATAAATGAGGCACTGAGGGTTTCGGCTACTGGCGCTTCTTTGGGAGCCTTTTTACAGATTGGTAACATGCCCCCACTCCGCCCTTCCACCTCGTCACAGTCTTCCAATGCCGTTTGTGCAGCAGCCTCTGCCTCTGCCTCTGCATCTCTGCGTAATGACACATCTACAACACTGCCAGACACCCAAACACGGCGGCTTTCAATGAAGGATAAGAATCAAAGCGTGGTTAGTAGCCGTGGGGGAGCAGTAAAACGACTCCGGAGTAGTAGCAATGTGTCGGACTCAAGACGGGCCTCAGCGCCCAGTGAAAAATAG
- a CDS encoding acylphosphatase, putative has protein sequence MPQTVDQVASSAQNNEGMIVRCHVFVRGRVQGVFFRKHTQKAAEEFGVRGWVRNLPDGRVELMAEGPKQQVANLVKWCNEGSPKSRVEGVDSTTEAEGIEYSFDTFEILR, from the coding sequence ATGCCACAAACTGTAGATCAGGTTGCTTCTTCAGCACAAAACAATGAGGGGATGATCGTTCGCTGTCATGTTTTTGTGCGTGGCCGCGTGCAGGGCGTTTTTTTTCGGAAACACACCCAAAAGGCGGCTGAGGAATTTGGCGTGCGCGGTTGGGTCCGTAACCTTCCCGATGGGCGCGTGGAGCTGATGGCGGAGGGCCCGAAGCAACAAGTTGCGAACCTCGTGAAGTGGTGCAATGAGGGGTCGCCAAAGTCGCGCGTGGAAGGCGTTGACTCAACAACAGAAGCCGAAGGAATCGAATATAGTTTTGATACATTCGAGATACTGCGATGA
- a CDS encoding kinesin, putative has translation MNTSACFTGSSGQSIPGMPQREEGRRRARVVFNDTSPPLVPAMMTHHCSGCSTNDKTIQRSGADGQFASQSVSWGFGSETSKSTRVSATPFTPNGDSESNITVVIRVRPPLPRELKENSRYTDVVRVSKDRSSITLCEPVDLSDNSDDNKASGCFAEVYATQTFTFDYVHDRYDLQRDVYERSARSAVLSVVEGYNATLLAYGQTGAGKTYTMEGFAGEEQHGIIARAVEEIFSIMDDSRCGNVDYTIRASYMQIYNEVISDLLKPPGEEAPRSLVVRHTTRSGVHVDGLSEWNVCSPRDVYYLMERGTSRRATEATRMSELSSRSHAIFILTVETVKKDPVTGSVSSHRVGKLNIVDLAGSEKVRQSGVSGQRLEEARCINKSLHELGNVISALAQRKSCGKDNKDGGASRSSHVPFRNSVLTSVLRDSLGGNCKTTLIVCISPALESHAETLSTLLFANRAKNIRNTAVINEDTQHERQRSLPGQQDAMQLQSQQGLDVGLLSELQQSVRRAEEEREEVVEALQRSLCAHQHEQAVRMQLQRRLEELEAILRDSRGNEAGNGGCEEHVDPEEYMLGLEEIHHQWQVLQEEAMLSRYNELLVKHRDIVVDLTSKLSERDEIIRNLKEELSTRESSEGLTESANDSVPPLVSPGEGVGKSSTALSREEAENCLRRLRVPKPRRDGSGTDMWYRSDTNPSVLLPPDEKILELLTFNHTKIQEVVAPQLDTESRREAAETYVTGGLKDQLAKVVQEAVERIAHQQVSSYFGKLSHAVKDKELQLLALRKDYSTLGRLMDASRAQQLPEALEAISYTRRYFDGQQETVRKAYEGSIEMLRRQLAEKEEKLLHLSGEIDVMRVESQKALEYCTSALQREELSEVCVALKLLQDHVAGEAKRSVERAVECAADACKGETHVGASSNPDTGFKGVELNPASSPEERFASATAVQSLEAQLLDLRSAHSKREEEWRRTLQERDNEISELLTRLNDAKGEDVRGKDAEISFLKRSVEMQKKDRRALQTIMEQRIKPKVDSICKSLEEGIHQQRGEECKRLCTEAQALQGLVSAAVKAMQS, from the coding sequence ATGAACACTTCCGCGTGTTTTACAGGTTCAAGTGGACAATCAATACCGGGGATGCCTCAACGGGAGGAGGGGCGGCGTCGTGCGCGAGTAGTTTTTAACGACACATCTCCGCCACTTGTGCCGGCGATGATGACACATCACTGCTCTGGGTGTAGTACTAATGACAAAACCATACAGCGTAGTGGTGCTGACGGCCAATTCGCATCCCAATCTGTGAGCTGGGGCTTCGGGTCTGAGACTTCAAAATCTACCCGTGTCAGTGCAACTCCATTCACTCCAAATGGCGATAGTGAATCAAACATAACGGTTGTGATACGTGTACGCCCTCCGCTACCGCGTGAGCTCAAGGAAAACAGCCGGTACACTGATGTTGTGCGTGTTTCCAAGGATCGATCGTCCATTACATTGTGCGAACCAGTTGATCTGAGTGACAATAGCGATGACAACAAAGCTAGTGGTTGCTTTGCAGAAGTTTACGCGACACAAACCTTTACGTTTGATTACGTGCACGACAGATATGATCTGCAACGGGATGTGTATGAGCGGAGTGCCCGTAGTGCCGTCCTATCCGTCGTGGAGGGTTATAACGCTACCTTGTTGGCGTATGGGCAGACGGGTGCgggaaaaacatacacaatgGAGGGGTTTGCTGGAGAGGAGCAGCATGGCATCATTGCCCGTGCTGTAGAGGAAATCTTCAGTATTATGGACGATAGTCGGTGTGGCAATGTGGATTACACCATCCGAGCGTcgtatatgcaaatatacaATGAGGTTATATCTGATTTATTAAAGCCACCGGGGGAGGAGGCACCACGGTCGTTGGTGGTGCGGCACACAACGCGGAGCGGTGTTCATGTTGATGGCCTCTCGGAATGGAATGTGTGTAGTCCACGGGACGTGTATTACCTTATGGAGCGCGGTACCTCAAGACGTGCCACGGAAGCAACCCGCATGAGCGAATTGTCCTCTCGCTCACACGCCATTTTCATCCTTACGGTGGAAACTGTAAAAAAGGACCCGGTAACTGGTTCGGTATCTTCTCACCGCGTGGGAAAGTTGAACATTGTGGACCTTGCCGGGAGCGAGAAGGTACGACAATCAGGCGTAAGCGGGCAACGACTGGAGGAGGCGAGGTGTATTAACAAATCCTTACACGAACTCGGCAACGTCATTTCGGCACTAGCTCAACGGAAGAGTTGTGGAAAAGACAACAAGGACGGTGGTGCATCGCGTAGTTCCCATGTTCCCTTCAGAAATTCTGTGCTCACGAGTGTGCTGCGGGACTCCCTTGGCGGTAACTGTAAGACCACTCTCATTGTGTGTATTTCACCTGCTCTGGAGTCCCATGCGGAAACTCTCTCAACACTTTTGTTTGCCAATCGCGCCAAAAACATACGAAATACCGCCGTTATTAATGAAGACACCCAGCACGAGAGGCAGCGGTCTCTACCGGGGCAGCAAGATGCGATGCAACTGCAGTCACAGCAGGGGTTAGATGTTGGGCTCCTGTCAGAGTTGCAGCAGAGTGTCCGccgtgcggaggaggagcgtgAGGAGGTTGTGGAAGCACTGCAAAGGTCTCTGTGTGCTCATCAACACGAGCAAGCTGTTCGCATGCAGCTGCAACGGCGACTGGAGGAACTAGAAGCGATTCTACGTGATAGCAGAGGGAATGAAGCTGGCAATGGCGGCTGTGAAGAGCACGTCGACCCAGAGGAATATATGCTTGGTCTTGAGGAGATtcaccaccaatggcaggtGCTTCAAGAGGAGGCGATGCTGAGCCGGTATAACGAGTTGCTCGTCAAACACAGGGATATTGTTGTGGACCTTACGTCGAAGCTCAGTGAAAGAGATGAAATTATTCGGAATTTGAAGGAAGAGTTAAGCACTCGTGAAAGCTCTGAAGGGTTAACGGAAAGTGCGAATGACTCGGTGCCGCCGCTGGTTTCCCCTGGTGAAGGAGTTGGCAAATCCTCCACTGCTCTTTCAAGGGAGGAGGCGGAAAACTGCCTGCGACGTCTTCGTGTGCCGAAGCCGCGTCGTGATGGAAGTGGTACCGATATGTGGTACCGATCGGACACCAATCCCTCGGTGTTGCTACCACCAGATGAGAAGATATTGGAGCTACTGACATTCAATCACACTAAAATTCAGGAGGTTGTGGCACCACAACTGGACACGGAGTCGCGGAGGGAAGCAGCAGAGACGTATGTGACCGGTGGTCTGAAGGACCAGTTGGCGAAAGTTGTACAGGAAGCTGTTGAAAGAATTGCCCACCAGCAGGTGAGCAGTTACTTCGGGAAACTTTCGCACGCCGTGAAGGACAAGGAATTGCAGTTGCTTGCACTAAGAAAAGATTACAGCACCCTTGGTAGGTTAATGGATGCGTCAAGGGCTCAGCAGTTGCCAGAGGCGCTGGAGGCCATTTCGTACACCCGGCGGTACTTCGACGGACAACAAGAGACGGTACGCAAAGCTTATGAGGGCTCAATAGAGATGTTGCGGCGACAATTAGcggagaaagaggagaaactTTTGCATTTGTCTGGCGAGATAGACGTCATGCGTGTTGAATCTCAGAAAGCCTTAGAATACTGCACGTCTGCACTGCAACGGGAGGAGCTTAGCGAAGTCTGTGTAGCGCTGAAGTTGCTTCAGGATCACGTGGCAGGCGAGGCGAAGCGTAGCGTGGAGAGGGCAGTGGAGTGCGCTGCGGATGCATGTAAAGGGGAAACTCACGTCGGCGCCTCTTCAAATCCTGACACTGGTTTCAAGGGTGTTGAGTTGAACCCTGCCTCTTCACCAGAAGAGAGATTTGCTTCAGCCACTGCAGTTCAGTCGTTGGAGGCGCAGTTGCTCGACTTGCGTAGTGCTCACTCGAAACGTGAAGAGGAGTGGCGCCGCACGCTGCAGGAGAGGGATAATGAGATATCGGAGTTGCTCACCAGGTTGAATGATGCAAAGGGCGAAGACGTCCGTGGAAAGGACGCAGAGATCAGCTTTCTCAAGAGGTCTGTGGAAATGCAGAAAAAGGACCGCCGTGCATTGCAAACAATAATGGAGCAGCGTATCAAACCTAAAGTAGATTCAATTTGTAAGTCCCTTGAGGAGGGGATACACCAGCAGCGTGGGGAGGAATGCAAGCGTTTGTGCACGGAGGCTCAGGCACTGCAGGGTTTGGTGTCTGCTGCAGTGAAGGCGATGCAGTCATGA
- a CDS encoding protein kinase, putative: protein MENIRRTNRKLGVGARGVVYEGYDEEKGCFVAVKEIPLYDGGVVAPEGGDGGDAFPQEPPVISDDMRAILQEIHLMERVQHPNLVTYYGARRSAVGVEIIMEYVNGGSLDGIIRRQGSLRENVVRSYARDLLEGLAYLHDTARICHRDIKPANVLITADGRCKLTDFGVSKLIDDTVGMHTTVGTPWYMAPEVVDSDRNVPNDTDDSPDAGGGDFDYRSNNDNKGESSYTTAADVWSLGVTVYEMISGRKPFGGNMKNPAAVLFAIVSNNSGSPRLPVNCEGSPLLQDFLDLCFVRDPALRPSARELLSHRWLVDIPSPNKMKRAKGSLSLSGANACSNSRSGSGPGSLERQSGTADPKFGMMDMADLFSYVTELEGLSQPMSPLVTKSKKRRENSNGVADRGKDIQGGFFASDGHFVDLAMPRLLSSRSSKDPE, encoded by the coding sequence ATGGAGAACATTCGTAGGACGAATCGCAAGTTAGGCGTTGGGGCGAGAGGTGTCGTTTACGAGGGTTACGATGAGGAAAAAGGTTGTTTCGTTGCCGTGAAGGAAATTCCTCTGTACGACGGTGGTGTTGTCGCACCGGAAGGTGGGGATGGGGGAGATGCATTTCCTCAGGAACCTCCTGTTATCTCCGACGACATGCGAGCGATTTTGCAGGAGATTCATCTGATGGAACGGGTGCAACACCCAAACCTCGTTACGTATTATGGCGCACGCCGTAGCGCAGTGGGTGTAGAGATAATAATGGAGTACGTGAACGGCGGGTCATTGGACGGGATCATTAGACGGCAGGGATCCTTACGTGAGAATGTAGTGCGGTCGTATGCTCGTGACTTGCTAGAGGGGCTCGCGTATCTGCATGATACTGCCCGTATTTGTCATAGGGACATCAAACCCGCCAATGTTCTTATCACCGCGGATGGTCGCTGCAAGTTAACAGATTTTGGTGTGAGTAAACTCATCGATGATACTGTCGGGATGCACACAACGGTGGGAACACCATGGTATATGGCTCCGGAAGTTGTCGATAGCGATAGGAATGTACCAAATGACACCGATGACTCCCCCGATGCCGGTGGCGGTGACTTTGATTATAGGAgcaacaatgataataagggggaaagtagctacacaacagcagcggatGTGTGGAGTTTAGGTGTTACCGTATACGAGATGATAAGTGGAAGGAAGCCGTTTGGGGGGAATATGAAAAATCCTGCTGCGGTGCTATTTGCGATAGTATCAAATAACTCAGGATCACCCCGCCTTCCAGTCAACTGCGAGGGGTCTCCCCTGTTGCAAGACTTTTTAGATCTTTGTTTTGTACGGGATCCGGCCCTTCGTCCGAGTGCAAGAGAGCTTCTTTCGCATCGATGGCTCGTTGATATACCAAGCCCAAATAAGATGAAACGCGCAAAAGGGAGTCTTTCTCTCTCAGGTGCAAACGCATGTAGCAACAGCAGGTCGGGGTCGGGCCCGGGCTCGCTTGAGAGACAATCGGGAACAGCAGATCCAAAGTTTGGTATGATGGACATGGCGGACCTTTTCTCCTATGTCACGGAGCTGGAGGGGTTATCTCAACCCATGTCACCACTAGTAACTAAAAGCAAGAAGCGACGGGAAAATTCTAATGGTGTTGCGGACCGTGGGAAAGATATTCAAGGGGGATTTTTTGCGTCCGATGGGCATTTTGTTGACTTAGCTATGCCGCGGCTTTTGTCCTCCCGGTCGAGTAAAGACCCAGAGTAG
- a CDS encoding aminopeptidase P1, putative gives MSTNSAKILSRVREAMKLHSINALIVPSSDPHNSEYVMDSYKCRGFLTNFNGSAGTCLITMEEAYLWTDGRYWLEAGHCLYPEWQLMRDGHPGVPSLEDFVRLNLQPDLLVGMNDNLATVAEWERRRKAINLVPIPEIVRPLMPQNSDAKAEMLSIRPEQFCGQTREEKVMALVEELKGQKCEAMILSALDEVAWLTNLRGSDVPYNPVFYSYALVRSAPDPTVALFVDSAKVSSPVEAELTQSGRSVVSVSLHPYEALEDYVRALPAGTAFLVDEYQTSQRLYSLLESCKMKVNRVKCGPAQRLKAVKNAVEIEGFRRCHVRDGVALTRYLAWLHDMIVVKGDTTITECSGADVVEGFRREQEHFVQLSFPTISSVGPNGAVVHYTPPKEGSATIVPDQLYLVDSGAQYLDGTTDVTRTVCFNPPSDEERQAYTLVLKGHLALHNAVWPTGTTGHRLDALARVHLWRYGLDYAHGTGHGVGSFLNVHEGPQGIGYRPTPTEATLAAGMIMSNEPGYYKAGKYGIRIENLEVIVRAPTRHSQEGFLTFEALTMVPLCRDLIDVSMLTADEVRLVNDYHRTVRDALTPHLRRVNDSCALAYVERHTAELCALEGGC, from the coding sequence ATGTCGACCAACAGTGCCAAGATTCTTTCTCGCGTGCGTGAGGCCATGAAGTTACACTCCATCAATGCTCTTATTGTCCCCTCCAGCGATCCGCACAACAGCGAATACGTCATGGACAGTTACAAGTGCCGTGGTTTCTTGACAAATTTCAACGGAAGCGCGGGCACGTGTCTCATAACAATGGAGGAGGCGTATTTATGGACGGATGGACGTTATTGGCTTGAGGCGGGCCATTGTTTGTACCCGGAGTGGCAACTGATGCGTGATGGTCATCCGGGGGTGCCCTCACTGGAAGATTTTGTCCGACTTAACCTTCAACCAGACTTGCTGGTGGGAATGAATGATAACCTTGCCACTGTCGCGGAGTGGGAGAGGCGCCGGAAGGCTATTAATTTGGTTCCTATCCCCGAGATTGTTCGACCACTTATGCCGCAGAACTCAGATGCGAAAGCGGAAATGTTAAGCATCCGACCTGAGCAGTTCTGTGGGCAAACTCGTGAGGAGAAGGTGATGGCACTTGTGGAGGAGCTCAAGGGACAAAAATGTGAGGCCATGATCCTTTCTGCGCTTGACGAGGTAGCGTGGCTCACGAACTTACGTGGAAGTGACGTTCCGTACAATCCGGTATTTTATTCTTATGCTCTTGTACGTTCCGCCCCCGACCCGACCGTGGCGCTCTTTGTGGATTCAGCGAAGGTATCTTCACCTGTCGAGGCGGAATTGACCCAATCCGGCCGCAGTGTCGTCTCAGTTAGTCTCCACCCGTATGAGGCGCTGGAGGATTATGTCCGCGCGCTCCCCGCTGGCACCGCCTTTCTGGTCGACGAATACCAGACGAGCCAACGACTGTACTCCCTGCTCGAGTCATGCAAAATGAAAGTGAATCGGGTGAAATGCGGCCCAGCGCAGAGACTTAAAGCAGTAAAGAATGCCGTTGAGATTGAAGGGTTCCGCCGCTGTCACGTACGGGACGGCGTAGCACTTACGCGGTACCTCGCGTGGTTACACGACATGATTGTTGTGAAGGGTGACACCACTATCACCGAGTGTAGCGGTGCTGATGTTGTCGAGGGTTTCCGCCGCGAGCAGGAGCACTTTGTGCAGCTCAGTTTCCCCACTATTTCCTCCGTTGGGCCAAATGGTGCTGTTGTGCACTACACCCCTCCCAAGGAGGGATCTGCTACCATCGTACCGGACCAACTCTATCTTGTGGACAGTGGTGCTCAATACCTTGATGGTACGACTGATGTAACTCGTACAGTTTGTTTCAATCCACCCTCTGATGAGGAGCGCCAGGCTTATACACTTGTTTTGAAAGGTCACTTAGCGCTCCACAACGCGGTGTGGCCAACAGGCACGACTGGTCATCGGCTCGATGCACTCGCGCGCGTCCACCTTTGGCGGTATGGTTTAGACTACGCCCACGGTACGGGTCATGGCGTCGGGTCTTTCCTTAACGTACACGAGGGACCTCAGGGTATTGGATATCGACCCACTCCAACAGAAGCAACTCTCGCTGCTGGAATGATTATGTCTAATGAGCCTGGTTACTATAAAGCAGGAAAGTACGGCATACGTATTGAAAACTTGGAGGTAATCGTGCGGGCACCGACACGTCACAGCCAAGAGGGGTTTCTCACGTTTGAGGCACTCACGATGGTGCCATTGTGCCGAGATCTCATTGATGTGTCGATGCTAACTGCTGACGAGGTGCGGTTGGTGAATGATTACCACCGCACTGTGCGTGATGCCCTCACTCCACATTTACGTCGAGTAAATGACAGTTGCGCACTTGCGTACGTGGAGCGCCACACAGCTGAACTTTGTGCGCTTGAGGGCGGTTGTTGA